The proteins below come from a single Parazoarcus communis genomic window:
- the hisB gene encoding imidazoleglycerol-phosphate dehydratase HisB, with translation MRQADVTRDTLETKISVRIDLDGTGKGTLETGVPFLDHMLDQIVRHGLIDLDVRCQGDTHIDDHHTVEDVGITIGQAFAKALGDKKGVRRYGHAYVPLDEAMSRVVVDFSGRPGLHYFVTYTRARIGNFDVDLVREFFQGFVNHAGLTLHIDNLRGDNAHHQCETIFKAFARALRMAAERDERAAGTIPSTKGAL, from the coding sequence ATGCGGCAAGCCGACGTCACTCGCGATACCCTCGAAACCAAGATTTCCGTGCGCATCGATCTCGATGGTACGGGCAAGGGCACACTCGAAACCGGGGTTCCCTTTCTCGATCACATGCTCGACCAGATTGTCCGCCACGGGCTGATCGATCTGGACGTGCGTTGTCAGGGCGATACCCACATCGACGACCACCATACGGTGGAAGACGTCGGTATCACGATCGGCCAGGCCTTTGCCAAGGCGCTTGGCGACAAGAAAGGCGTGCGTCGCTACGGACATGCCTACGTGCCGCTTGACGAAGCAATGTCACGGGTCGTCGTTGATTTCTCGGGTCGCCCCGGCCTGCACTATTTCGTGACCTACACCCGGGCGCGGATCGGCAATTTCGACGTCGATCTGGTTCGCGAGTTCTTCCAGGGCTTCGTCAATCACGCAGGTCTGACGCTGCATATCGACAATCTGCGTGGTGACAATGCACATCACCAGTGCGAAACCATTTTCAAGGCTTTCGCCCGCGCTTTGCGGATGGCTGCCGAGCGCGATGAGCGCGCTGCAGGTACCATCCCCTCAACCAAGGGCGCGCTCTGA
- the hisI gene encoding phosphoribosyl-AMP cyclohydrolase: MSNNNRWLNDVKWDENGLVPVIAQEASSGDVLMFAWMNRDALQRTAETGEAVYWSRSRRKLWHKGEESGHVQKVLDIRIDCDNDVVLLKIEQVGGIACHTGRHSCFFQKFFADGRWEAVEPVLKDPKDIYQ, translated from the coding sequence GTGAGCAATAACAACCGCTGGCTCAACGACGTGAAGTGGGATGAGAACGGACTGGTGCCGGTCATCGCACAAGAGGCGTCCAGTGGCGATGTGCTCATGTTTGCGTGGATGAACCGTGACGCGCTGCAGCGCACTGCCGAAACCGGAGAGGCAGTCTATTGGTCACGTTCGCGGCGTAAGCTGTGGCACAAGGGCGAGGAGTCGGGCCATGTGCAGAAGGTGCTCGACATCCGTATCGATTGTGATAACGACGTCGTGCTGCTGAAGATCGAACAGGTGGGCGGAATCGCCTGTCACACCGGTCGTCACAGCTGCTTCTTCCAGAAGTTTTTCGCCGATGGCCGCTGGGAGGCCGTCGAACCGGTTCTCAAAGACCCGAAGGATATCTACCAATGA
- the tatB gene encoding Sec-independent protein translocase protein TatB, with amino-acid sequence MFDFGFSELVVIGVVMLIVVGPERLPKVARTAGHLLGRLQRYVSDVKSDIQREMQLEELKKLQEQVKEQAHEMESSVREQVSSLEAGLGKTVDEVKAALPGEESVGGGAATAGAQQQAAPVEQAAVADGSAESTSQLELGLDPAVRQPLPVDKA; translated from the coding sequence ATGTTCGATTTCGGTTTTTCGGAACTCGTTGTCATCGGCGTCGTGATGCTGATCGTGGTGGGGCCCGAGCGTTTGCCCAAAGTGGCAAGAACTGCAGGCCACCTGCTTGGCAGGCTGCAGCGCTACGTCTCCGACGTGAAGTCGGACATCCAGCGTGAAATGCAGCTCGAAGAGCTGAAGAAGCTGCAGGAGCAGGTCAAGGAGCAGGCGCACGAAATGGAGTCTTCGGTGCGTGAGCAGGTCAGCAGCCTCGAGGCCGGGCTGGGCAAGACGGTGGATGAGGTGAAGGCCGCGCTGCCGGGCGAGGAGTCGGTCGGCGGTGGTGCTGCAACTGCAGGTGCGCAGCAGCAGGCGGCGCCAGTTGAGCAGGCCGCCGTGGCAGATGGCTCGGCAGAGTCGACTTCGCAACTCGAGCTGGGGCTCGATCCCGCGGTTCGTCAGCCCTTACCGGTGGACAAGGCATGA
- a CDS encoding phosphoribosyl-ATP diphosphatase, with protein MIDIEVLHRVAATLAERKKADPDSSYVSSLYAKGTDAICKKVAEEAAETIMAAKDKDMLHVVWEVTDLWFHSLVLLTHFGLSVDDVLAEFRRREGVSGIDEKKSRTA; from the coding sequence ATGATCGACATCGAAGTGCTGCATCGCGTGGCGGCCACACTGGCCGAGCGCAAGAAGGCTGACCCCGATTCGTCCTACGTGTCCAGTCTGTATGCCAAGGGTACCGACGCCATCTGCAAGAAGGTGGCCGAGGAGGCGGCGGAGACCATCATGGCCGCCAAGGACAAGGACATGCTCCACGTGGTGTGGGAAGTGACCGACCTCTGGTTCCACTCGCTGGTGCTGCTGACGCACTTCGGTCTGTCGGTGGACGATGTCCTCGCCGAGTTCCGGCGTCGCGAGGGGGTGTCTGGCATCGACGAGAAGAAGTCTCGTACTGCCTGA
- the tatA gene encoding Sec-independent protein translocase subunit TatA: MGSFSIWHWLIVLVIVMLVFGTKKLRNVGQDLGGAVKGFKEGMKEADASADASDKQKIATGQTIEGEAREKVEKSSS; this comes from the coding sequence ATGGGTTCATTCAGTATCTGGCACTGGCTGATCGTTCTGGTCATCGTCATGCTCGTTTTTGGCACCAAGAAACTGCGTAACGTCGGTCAGGATCTCGGCGGTGCGGTAAAGGGTTTCAAGGAAGGCATGAAGGAGGCGGATGCTTCGGCTGACGCGTCTGACAAGCAGAAGATTGCCACCGGTCAGACGATCGAGGGCGAGGCGCGCGAGAAGGTCGAGAAGTCCTCCTCCTGA
- the hisA gene encoding 1-(5-phosphoribosyl)-5-[(5-phosphoribosylamino)methylideneamino]imidazole-4-carboxamide isomerase, with protein MLLIPAIDLKDGHCVRLKQGEMDDATVFSEDPAAMARHWIEQGARRLHLVDLNGAFAGKPKNGGAIRAITNEVGDDIPVQLGGGIRDLDTIEQYLDNGISYVIIGTAAVKNPGFLHDACSAFPGHIIVGLDAKDGKVAVDGWSKLTGHDVIDLAKKFEDYGVESVIYTDIGRDGMLSGVNIEATVRLAQALRIPVIASGGVAALSDIDALCAVEEEGVMGAITGRAIYEGTLDFAAGQARADELNGQAD; from the coding sequence ATGCTGCTCATTCCCGCCATCGATCTCAAGGACGGTCATTGTGTTCGCCTTAAACAAGGCGAAATGGACGATGCCACCGTATTCTCTGAAGACCCCGCTGCCATGGCGCGGCACTGGATCGAACAGGGCGCACGTCGCCTGCACCTTGTCGACCTGAACGGTGCCTTTGCCGGCAAACCCAAAAATGGCGGCGCCATTCGCGCCATCACCAATGAGGTGGGGGACGACATTCCGGTGCAACTCGGGGGCGGAATCCGCGACCTCGATACCATCGAGCAGTATCTCGACAATGGCATCAGCTACGTCATCATCGGCACCGCTGCGGTGAAGAACCCCGGCTTTCTGCACGATGCCTGCAGCGCCTTCCCTGGTCACATCATTGTCGGTCTCGACGCCAAGGACGGCAAAGTGGCTGTCGATGGCTGGTCCAAGCTGACCGGGCACGACGTGATCGACTTGGCAAAGAAGTTCGAAGACTACGGCGTCGAGTCCGTCATCTATACCGATATCGGTCGTGACGGCATGCTGTCCGGCGTCAATATCGAGGCCACTGTGCGCTTGGCACAGGCGCTGCGGATTCCCGTGATTGCCAGCGGTGGCGTGGCTGCGCTGTCGGATATCGATGCGCTGTGTGCCGTCGAGGAGGAAGGCGTGATGGGGGCGATTACCGGTCGCGCCATCTACGAAGGCACGCTCGATTTTGCCGCCGGGCAGGCCCGTGCGGACGAACTCAACGGCCAGGCCGACTGA
- a CDS encoding histidine triad nucleotide-binding protein, with amino-acid sequence MTDCLFCRIVRGEIPARKVYEDDLVVAFHDIQPAAPVHILLIPKLHIASMADLELSHEGVMGHLMVVASRIAREQGCTDGFRTIVNTGRVGLQEVYHLHVHIVGGPQPLPPMLKH; translated from the coding sequence ATGACTGACTGTCTGTTTTGCAGGATTGTGCGTGGGGAGATCCCCGCGCGCAAAGTTTACGAAGATGATCTGGTGGTGGCGTTTCATGACATTCAGCCTGCCGCCCCGGTTCATATCCTCTTGATTCCAAAGCTTCATATTGCATCGATGGCCGATCTTGAGCTCAGCCACGAAGGCGTGATGGGGCACTTGATGGTGGTCGCATCGCGCATCGCTCGGGAACAAGGCTGCACGGACGGGTTCAGAACCATTGTGAACACCGGGCGGGTGGGCTTGCAGGAGGTGTATCATCTTCACGTTCATATTGTGGGCGGGCCGCAGCCGCTACCGCCCATGTTGAAGCACTAA
- the tatC gene encoding twin-arginine translocase subunit TatC — MNEMQETFIAHLVELRDRLLRAMVALVIVFICLMPWAGEIYDVLAKPMMDTLPEGTHMIATGVVTPFFVPVKVTMMVAFVLALPVVLYQAWAFVAPGLYAHERKLAIPLVAGSTLLFLVGMAFCYFFVFGTVFRFIAEFAPKSIVPAPDIEQYLSFVMSMFIAFGLTFEVPIAVILLVKAGVVTVAKLREIRPYVVVGAFVIAAIITPPDVISQFMLAVPMCLLYELGIMLANMISKPAAEPDYVAPTAVEMDRELDRIEDAEREGK, encoded by the coding sequence ATGAACGAAATGCAGGAAACTTTCATTGCACACCTGGTTGAGTTGCGCGACCGGTTGCTGCGGGCAATGGTTGCACTGGTCATCGTGTTCATTTGCCTGATGCCTTGGGCGGGCGAGATCTACGACGTACTGGCCAAGCCGATGATGGATACGCTGCCCGAAGGTACGCACATGATTGCGACCGGGGTGGTGACGCCGTTCTTCGTGCCGGTCAAGGTCACGATGATGGTGGCTTTCGTGCTGGCGCTGCCCGTGGTGCTTTACCAGGCCTGGGCTTTCGTGGCGCCAGGGCTGTACGCGCATGAGCGTAAGCTCGCGATCCCGCTGGTTGCCGGCAGCACGCTGCTGTTTCTCGTCGGGATGGCATTCTGCTATTTCTTCGTGTTTGGAACGGTGTTCCGCTTCATTGCCGAGTTTGCGCCAAAGAGCATCGTGCCGGCGCCAGACATCGAACAGTATCTTTCCTTCGTCATGTCGATGTTCATTGCCTTCGGCTTGACCTTCGAGGTGCCGATTGCAGTGATCCTGCTGGTCAAGGCGGGCGTGGTGACAGTTGCCAAACTGCGGGAAATTCGGCCTTACGTTGTTGTCGGGGCTTTCGTCATTGCGGCAATTATTACGCCGCCCGACGTGATTTCGCAGTTCATGCTTGCCGTCCCGATGTGCCTGCTCTACGAGTTGGGCATCATGCTCGCGAACATGATCTCCAAGCCCGCGGCCGAACCCGATTACGTTGCGCCAACGGCGGTCGAAATGGACCGCGAGCTTGACCGCATCGAGGACGCAGAGCGCGAGGGCAAGTAA
- a CDS encoding FimV family protein yields MDEPIAQLTIDNVCETRLRRTYTLLFPYSGTPVVAPRASAAATQPRTSGRAAATARPSSAGSEWITAPGESLTGIAQALYPRNSAAQRRFVREAAKANPALFPDLASRSRQLSPGTPLVVPSLAAISRNSPPPPQRTPQASSRADRPVSTEARREAAPGPVSGDRLIVAPEEADSRSAPPPTATLGDRSGEMSGLERREQEIATAIDRSIVTQMELLARIKELEQIQTRLMEQAGRIGVAPPPAAQPPAVQPPPVPPRIEPAPQETASDDWMQNAALALGGLGIAALLLLRSRRKAEDEPVAEPHIALAPQTPPQPKAVAEAPVSTSTADEFDAPLTQIPAPAGVLPLEWDHEPSGFGTTELAPLVEEEEVEEHDSAIELAEIMMSFGRVHGAAETLADFIRSNPKQAVTPWLKLLEVYRAADLRAEFDGLARQLNKTFNVKTVTWDNFDEARSAPDTLEKMPHLVNSLQQLWGTRECQAFLRKLLRDNRDGTRQGFPLNVIDDILCLSAILEQQLGPYRPTHEELEDNGPQTERPPGNS; encoded by the coding sequence ATGGATGAGCCCATTGCACAGCTGACGATCGACAACGTTTGCGAGACACGGCTGCGGCGCACGTACACCCTGCTCTTCCCCTATTCCGGCACCCCGGTTGTCGCGCCTCGCGCAAGTGCCGCCGCCACTCAGCCCCGAACGTCGGGCAGGGCAGCAGCAACGGCTCGGCCCTCCTCCGCGGGCAGCGAATGGATCACCGCCCCGGGTGAATCACTGACCGGAATTGCACAAGCGCTCTACCCGAGAAACAGCGCTGCGCAGCGCCGCTTCGTGCGCGAGGCGGCGAAAGCCAACCCCGCACTCTTTCCTGACCTGGCATCGCGCAGCCGCCAATTGTCGCCGGGTACGCCACTTGTCGTGCCGAGCCTTGCTGCCATCTCGCGCAATAGCCCGCCACCTCCGCAGCGGACACCCCAGGCATCAAGCCGCGCCGACCGCCCGGTTTCGACCGAAGCCCGCCGCGAAGCTGCACCCGGCCCGGTAAGCGGCGACCGCCTCATCGTTGCACCCGAGGAGGCGGACAGCCGCTCGGCGCCTCCCCCCACCGCAACCCTGGGTGATCGCAGCGGGGAGATGTCCGGCCTCGAACGCAGGGAGCAGGAAATCGCCACGGCGATCGACCGCAGCATCGTCACCCAGATGGAGCTGCTGGCCCGCATCAAGGAACTCGAGCAGATCCAGACCAGGCTGATGGAACAGGCCGGCCGCATCGGCGTTGCGCCGCCACCTGCCGCACAGCCGCCTGCCGTACAGCCACCGCCAGTACCGCCACGCATCGAACCGGCTCCGCAAGAGACGGCTTCCGATGACTGGATGCAGAACGCGGCGCTCGCACTTGGCGGACTCGGCATTGCGGCACTCCTGCTCCTGCGCTCGCGTCGCAAGGCAGAGGACGAGCCCGTCGCAGAACCGCACATCGCTCTGGCACCGCAGACCCCGCCGCAGCCGAAAGCAGTTGCAGAAGCGCCAGTCTCGACCAGTACGGCAGATGAGTTCGATGCTCCTCTGACCCAGATTCCCGCGCCAGCCGGCGTACTGCCGCTGGAATGGGATCATGAGCCTTCCGGATTCGGCACCACCGAACTGGCCCCGCTTGTGGAAGAAGAGGAGGTCGAAGAACACGACTCCGCCATCGAACTGGCAGAGATCATGATGAGCTTCGGCCGCGTCCACGGCGCAGCCGAAACTCTGGCGGATTTCATCCGCAGCAACCCGAAACAGGCCGTCACACCCTGGCTCAAGCTGCTCGAAGTCTATCGCGCAGCCGACCTGCGGGCGGAGTTCGACGGCCTTGCCCGCCAGCTGAACAAGACATTCAACGTCAAGACGGTCACCTGGGACAATTTCGACGAGGCGCGCAGCGCACCGGACACGCTCGAAAAGATGCCGCACCTGGTCAATTCGCTGCAGCAACTCTGGGGTACGCGCGAATGTCAGGCGTTTCTGAGAAAACTGCTGCGCGACAACCGCGATGGCACCCGGCAGGGCTTCCCCCTGAACGTCATCGACGACATTCTGTGCCTCAGCGCCATCCTCGAGCAGCAACTCGGCCCCTACCGCCCCACCCACGAAGAACTCGAGGACAACGGGCCGCAGACCGAGCGTCCGCCCGGGAACAGTTGA
- a CDS encoding Nif3-like dinuclear metal center hexameric protein — protein MQLSALQNHLDELLEVARLRDYCPNGLQVEGREEVRRVLCGVTASQELLDAAVAGDYDAVLVHHGYFWRGEDGRITGMRKRRLSTLLKNDISLLAYHLPLDVHPQLGNNAQLAAIMGWVGEGRFAEQDLGWIGRPETEDMSASEIAATIAVRLGREPLLVGDGERKVKRIAWCTGGAQGYFEQAVQAGADLYVSGEISEQTTHVARESGVPYIAAGHHATERYGPMAMAIYLSDNLGLQATFLDLPNPV, from the coding sequence ATGCAGCTCAGCGCTTTGCAAAACCATCTGGATGAATTGCTCGAGGTCGCGCGGCTGCGCGATTATTGCCCAAACGGGCTGCAAGTGGAAGGACGCGAGGAGGTGCGCCGTGTGCTATGCGGCGTGACAGCGAGCCAGGAACTGCTCGATGCCGCAGTCGCGGGCGACTATGACGCGGTGCTGGTTCATCATGGCTATTTCTGGCGCGGCGAGGATGGGCGCATCACCGGTATGCGCAAGCGTCGTCTGTCCACGCTGCTGAAGAACGACATCAGTCTGCTCGCTTACCACCTGCCGCTCGACGTGCATCCGCAACTTGGCAACAACGCTCAACTGGCTGCAATCATGGGCTGGGTGGGTGAGGGACGGTTTGCGGAGCAGGACCTGGGCTGGATCGGAAGGCCGGAAACGGAGGATATGTCGGCGTCCGAAATCGCGGCCACGATTGCCGTCAGGCTCGGGCGCGAGCCCCTGCTGGTGGGTGACGGTGAGCGCAAGGTGAAACGGATTGCATGGTGTACCGGCGGTGCGCAGGGCTACTTCGAACAGGCTGTTCAGGCTGGCGCCGACCTCTATGTGTCGGGGGAGATCTCGGAGCAGACCACGCATGTTGCCCGCGAGTCGGGCGTGCCGTATATCGCGGCAGGTCACCACGCGACCGAGCGCTACGGACCGATGGCGATGGCCATCTACCTGTCTGACAACCTGGGCTTGCAGGCGACTTTTCTCGATCTGCCCAATCCGGTTTGA
- the hisC gene encoding histidinol-phosphate transaminase, with translation MSRFWSAVTHGLTPYVPGEQPKIENLVKLNTNEHPYGPSPRVLEAIREATSDTLRLYPDPNADRLKAALAARYGVRPEQVFVGNGSDEVLAHAFQGLLKHELPLWMPDISYSFYPVYCGLYGVESRIVPLTESLQIDPADYLPDGERRAGAIIFPNPNAPTGSALPLEAIERVVAGNPDAVVLIDEAYVDFGGESAIALVDRYPNLLVCQTFSKSRSLAGLRVGFAIGHADLIAGLERVKNSFNSYPLDRLALAGAEASVEDDAYFLESCRKVIATREALVVRMQALGFEVLPSAANFIFARHPQRDGAELAAALRQRAIIVRHFKAPRIDQFLRITIGTDAQCEMLVSALGEILAA, from the coding sequence ATGAGCCGTTTCTGGAGCGCCGTGACGCACGGCCTGACCCCCTATGTACCGGGCGAGCAGCCCAAGATTGAAAACCTGGTCAAGCTCAATACGAACGAGCATCCATATGGTCCCTCGCCGAGGGTGCTGGAGGCGATTCGCGAGGCGACGTCAGACACCCTCCGGCTCTACCCCGACCCCAATGCCGACCGGCTGAAAGCCGCACTCGCGGCACGCTACGGCGTTCGCCCCGAGCAGGTCTTCGTCGGCAACGGCTCGGACGAAGTGCTCGCGCATGCGTTCCAGGGTCTGCTCAAGCATGAGCTGCCGCTGTGGATGCCCGACATTTCCTACAGCTTCTACCCGGTCTATTGCGGGCTGTACGGCGTCGAGTCGCGGATCGTTCCGCTGACCGAAAGCCTGCAGATCGATCCGGCAGACTATCTTCCCGACGGTGAGCGCCGGGCAGGTGCGATCATTTTTCCGAACCCCAACGCGCCGACCGGCAGCGCGCTGCCGCTCGAGGCAATCGAGCGCGTCGTTGCAGGAAACCCGGACGCCGTCGTGCTGATCGACGAGGCTTATGTGGATTTCGGTGGTGAAAGCGCTATTGCGCTGGTAGACCGCTACCCCAACCTGCTGGTGTGCCAGACCTTCTCCAAGAGCCGGTCGCTGGCAGGCCTGCGGGTCGGCTTCGCGATCGGACATGCGGACCTGATTGCCGGACTGGAGCGGGTCAAGAACAGCTTCAACTCCTACCCGCTCGACCGACTCGCCCTTGCCGGGGCGGAAGCCTCGGTTGAAGACGACGCTTACTTCCTTGAGAGCTGCCGCAAGGTGATTGCCACGCGCGAGGCGCTGGTCGTCAGGATGCAGGCACTCGGCTTCGAGGTGCTGCCGTCAGCCGCCAACTTCATTTTCGCCCGCCATCCGCAACGCGACGGCGCCGAACTGGCCGCGGCCTTGCGCCAGCGCGCCATCATCGTGCGCCATTTCAAGGCCCCGCGCATCGATCAGTTCCTGCGCATCACGATTGGGACCGACGCACAGTGTGAAATGCTGGTCAGCGCGCTGGGAGAGATTCTCGCCGCCTGA
- the hisF gene encoding imidazole glycerol phosphate synthase subunit HisF codes for MLAKRIIPCLDVSAGRVVKGVNFVELRDAGDPVEIAKRYDEQGADEITFLDITASSDARDIILHVVEQVADQVFIPLTVGGGVRTVDDVRRLLNAGADKVSINTAAVNNPQVVHDASSKVGSQCIVVAIDAKQTAPGKWQVFTHGGRNNTGLDAIEWAQRVEALGAGEILLTSMDRDGTKAGFDLGLTRAVSDAVRIPVIASGGVGTLEHLSEGVSTGRADAVLAASIFHFGQHTVREAKELMRSHGIEVRL; via the coding sequence ATGCTCGCAAAACGCATCATTCCCTGTCTCGACGTCAGTGCCGGCCGCGTGGTCAAGGGCGTCAATTTCGTCGAACTGCGTGACGCGGGGGATCCGGTCGAGATCGCCAAGCGTTACGACGAGCAGGGTGCGGACGAGATCACGTTTCTCGACATCACGGCGAGCTCGGATGCCCGCGATATCATTCTGCACGTGGTCGAACAGGTCGCGGATCAGGTCTTCATCCCGCTGACGGTTGGCGGCGGCGTGCGTACGGTCGACGATGTGCGGCGCCTGCTCAATGCGGGGGCCGACAAGGTCAGCATCAATACCGCTGCGGTGAACAATCCTCAGGTGGTGCATGACGCCAGCAGCAAGGTCGGCAGTCAGTGCATCGTCGTTGCCATCGATGCCAAGCAGACGGCTCCGGGAAAGTGGCAGGTGTTCACGCATGGTGGCCGCAACAACACCGGGCTTGACGCAATCGAGTGGGCGCAACGTGTCGAGGCGCTCGGCGCCGGCGAGATTCTGCTGACCAGCATGGATCGCGACGGCACCAAGGCGGGCTTCGACCTCGGTCTGACCCGGGCGGTATCGGACGCGGTGCGTATCCCGGTGATTGCGAGCGGTGGTGTCGGTACGCTCGAGCATCTGTCAGAGGGCGTGTCCACCGGCCGCGCCGACGCGGTGCTCGCTGCCAGCATCTTTCACTTTGGCCAGCACACGGTGCGCGAAGCGAAGGAACTGATGCGTTCACATGGGATCGAGGTAAGGCTGTGA
- a CDS encoding Do family serine endopeptidase — protein sequence MRRLWLIFAQAVTASVAVLFVLNTLKPEWLRNTAPDAVVAILEAPASDPGVRVAPGSYAEAAQRSMPAVVHIYTTKAARASRHPLLNDPVFRHFFGDRPEEGKQQSSGLGSGVIVSPDGFILTNNHVVDAADEIEVALNDGRQYSASVIGRDPETDLAVLRITADAPLPSITLARGDMLHVGDVVLAIGNPFGVGQTVTMGIISALGRSHLGINTFENYIQTDAAINPGNSGGALVDSTGNLVGINTAIYSRSGGSLGIGFAIPISIARNVLEQIVATGEVTRGWVGVEIREITPELASSFGLLGTEGALIAGVLRGSPAEQGGVRPGDVLVAVDGKTVQDPKAMLELVAALPPGKTASFRVRRSGKDVDLTVAVARRPIPQAAR from the coding sequence ATGCGCCGCCTGTGGCTGATCTTTGCGCAGGCCGTGACTGCAAGCGTCGCGGTTCTGTTCGTCCTCAACACCCTCAAGCCGGAGTGGCTGCGAAATACAGCCCCGGATGCAGTGGTGGCTATTCTCGAAGCACCGGCGAGCGATCCCGGTGTGCGCGTTGCGCCGGGCTCCTACGCCGAAGCCGCGCAGCGCTCGATGCCCGCCGTCGTTCACATTTACACGACCAAGGCTGCGCGCGCATCGCGCCACCCCTTGCTGAACGACCCGGTGTTTCGCCACTTCTTCGGCGACCGCCCCGAGGAGGGAAAGCAGCAGAGCTCCGGACTGGGCTCCGGCGTCATCGTCAGTCCGGACGGTTTCATCCTGACGAACAACCACGTCGTCGACGCCGCGGACGAGATCGAGGTGGCCCTGAATGACGGGCGCCAGTACTCGGCAAGCGTGATCGGCAGAGACCCCGAAACCGACCTCGCCGTTCTTCGCATCACGGCCGACGCCCCCCTGCCCTCAATCACCCTCGCCCGCGGCGACATGCTTCATGTTGGCGATGTGGTGCTTGCCATCGGCAATCCTTTCGGTGTCGGCCAGACCGTCACCATGGGCATCATCTCGGCACTTGGCCGCAGCCATCTTGGCATCAACACGTTCGAAAACTACATTCAGACCGACGCTGCCATCAATCCCGGCAACTCGGGTGGTGCGTTGGTCGACAGCACGGGCAACCTGGTGGGCATCAACACTGCCATCTACTCCCGGTCTGGCGGATCGCTCGGAATCGGCTTTGCAATTCCGATCTCGATCGCGCGCAACGTGCTCGAACAGATCGTGGCCACCGGCGAGGTGACGCGCGGCTGGGTGGGCGTGGAGATTCGCGAGATCACGCCCGAGCTTGCAAGCTCGTTCGGACTGCTGGGCACGGAAGGCGCGCTCATCGCCGGCGTGCTCAGAGGCAGCCCGGCAGAACAGGGTGGTGTGCGTCCGGGCGACGTTCTCGTCGCCGTCGATGGGAAGACTGTTCAGGACCCGAAAGCCATGCTGGAACTCGTCGCAGCCTTGCCGCCGGGCAAGACTGCGTCATTCCGGGTGCGCCGCTCCGGCAAGGATGTCGACCTGACCGTCGCCGTCGCGCGCCGCCCCATCCCGCAGGCAGCTCGCTAG
- the hisH gene encoding imidazole glycerol phosphate synthase subunit HisH: MTTVAIIDYGMGNLRSVAKAVEHVAPGHRIHVTCDPAVVAAADRVVFPGQGAMPDCMRELDLRGLRPAVLEAAATKPFLGICIGQQMLFEHSEEGNVPGLGVFEGEVVRFRDADMLCADGARLKVPHMGWNEVWQDGKHALWEGIPDGERFYFVHSYYVSPSDPAVSAAETLYGRRFTSAVARANIFAVQFHPEKSAQAGLRLLSNFIRWAP, translated from the coding sequence ATGACCACCGTGGCCATCATTGATTACGGCATGGGCAATCTGCGCTCCGTTGCCAAGGCTGTTGAGCATGTGGCGCCGGGCCACCGCATTCACGTGACCTGCGATCCTGCAGTCGTGGCTGCGGCTGACCGCGTCGTTTTCCCCGGCCAGGGGGCGATGCCCGACTGCATGCGCGAGCTTGATCTGCGCGGCCTGCGTCCGGCAGTGCTCGAGGCGGCTGCGACCAAGCCCTTTCTCGGAATCTGCATCGGACAGCAGATGCTGTTCGAGCACAGTGAAGAGGGCAATGTGCCCGGGCTTGGCGTGTTCGAGGGCGAGGTCGTGCGTTTTCGCGATGCGGACATGCTCTGTGCGGATGGTGCCCGACTGAAGGTGCCGCACATGGGTTGGAACGAGGTCTGGCAGGATGGCAAGCATGCGCTGTGGGAAGGTATCCCCGACGGCGAGCGCTTCTATTTCGTCCATAGCTATTACGTGTCGCCGTCAGACCCCGCCGTGTCCGCTGCCGAAACCCTGTACGGACGGCGCTTTACCAGTGCGGTGGCTCGGGCTAATATCTTTGCGGTTCAGTTTCATCCCGAGAAAAGCGCACAGGCCGGTTTGCGCCTGCTGTCGAATTTCATTCGCTGGGCGCCCTGA